The Tolypothrix sp. PCC 7712 region TTCTGGATATCGCCAACGAGTCAGGCTTAGAAGAACCCAAAGTAGTTGAAGCCTCAATTGCAGTTGCAGAAGTCAAAGCCTTAGCCACCGAAGCCGCAATCCTAGCTACCAACAAGTTATTTGAACTAGCAGGTACTAAATCCACATTAGAGGAATTCAACTACAATCGCCACTGGCGAAATGCCCGCGCTCACACACTCCATGATCCCGTCCGTTGGAAATACTACGCTGTTGGTAACTACTTCCTCAATGGTGTCTATCCCCCGCGCCATCCTTGGCTGTAATTATCCCATTCTCTATTGGGGTGAAGCATTCAGAGGGAATTTTTACAGAATGTTTTGCCCTAATATCCTGCTTTTTTCACTCTCCGGGAGGGTAATCCCTAGAAGCCTCATCAGGTAATCCATACAAGCTATCCTAATAGTGTTGTATTTGTTATTAGAAAAAATCTTGTTAACCCTTGGTAGATAAAAGCTCGCATAATTCAGAAATGGCAAATGTTTTCGGAGAGTGACAGCACAGGGATAGAACGGATTTGTAGAAGCTCATCTTTTTCTAAACGTTACAAATTACTCAACAACCAAGCCACAACATCTTCTACATTACTTACTTGCTCACCTGGCGGTATAGCTGGACGCTTTACCATCACAACTTCGATACCAAGTTCTCGCGCCGCAATAATTTTGGCATAAGTAGCATCACCACCACTATTTTTGCTAACGATGGTATCTATTTTGTGGTGAATGAGAATTTCTCGTTCATTATCTAAAGCAAAAGGGCCGCGATCGCACAATACCAAACCCGGCGGAGTTAAAGCATCAGGGCTAGGCGGATCAATTACCCGCATCAAAAACCAAATCCCTTCTAGATGTGCAAAGGCGCTGAGTTCTTGTCTACCAACAGTCAAAAATACTCGTTGTGCTTGATTAGAAAGTGCTGCGGCTGCATCAGTAATGCTATCAACTTCAATCCAGCGATCGCCATTTACCTTTTCCCAAGCAGGACGATTGAACAGCAACCTAGGGATACCAACCTCAGCAGTAGCCGCCGCCGCATTCCAAGAAATTTGGCTAGCAAAAGGATGGGTAGCATCAATGACAAAATCAATACTCATCTCTTGCAAATAGCTAACCAAACCCGCCACACCACCAAACCCACCAATTCGCACATTTCCAGACGGAATCGACGGTTGACGAGTACGACCAGCCAAAGATGCGATCGCCTCA contains the following coding sequences:
- a CDS encoding cobalt-precorrin-6A reductase, which codes for MPNAKVLILGGTGDAAEIAVRVATIPGVEAIASLAGRTRQPSIPSGNVRIGGFGGVAGLVSYLQEMSIDFVIDATHPFASQISWNAAAATAEVGIPRLLFNRPAWEKVNGDRWIEVDSITDAAAALSNQAQRVFLTVGRQELSAFAHLEGIWFLMRVIDPPSPDALTPPGLVLCDRGPFALDNEREILIHHKIDTIVSKNSGGDATYAKIIAARELGIEVVMVKRPAIPPGEQVSNVEDVVAWLLSNL